A part of Pirellulaceae bacterium genomic DNA contains:
- a CDS encoding TolC family protein, which produces MIVPNRQQSVCRVALACAVCLIGGCRSDPSLKLGSTLAKVGQPSQTILTEAAVASHRSTANTVSTVETPQLNLVSLAQFNTQVSQAPELLDTLTGPVDSQVSNQEAAAFGSSNGQALVELVDFAIANHPEIRRLRANTREAWARVPQLRALPDPMARGSVFGEPMMMVDGQTRGTLMISQTLPYLKRLDARAQQASFEAMINQQIVRAAEQRIAADVREAWYRLYLLEKLLQINEANEQLIRSLVSVATAQVEVGRATSGDVILGTVELSRTEEERLQLRQQLALRKAIFNQLLNRPADSLVTIPDALDNPSFELSLETLREIALNQQAEIALAQLRTQATAWGVQIAKLERVPDLTLNYEHMFMRMNPGMSNSDPWQIGAGINIPLWHQKYAAMRQEASWKHCAAHLEIEEVIRANEVMLLDYNEQVRAADRTARLYLITILPQIRQGFEADQRAYEQGAVQFERVIANARNLLTAESAYYRALTDKAIALARLEQTVGGPLPVSDQIQSTGLLEPMTVPSD; this is translated from the coding sequence ATGATCGTGCCGAACAGACAGCAGTCGGTTTGCCGAGTAGCATTGGCATGTGCGGTCTGCTTGATCGGTGGCTGTCGTAGCGATCCATCGCTGAAACTTGGTAGCACGCTTGCCAAGGTCGGCCAGCCCAGTCAGACAATTCTGACAGAAGCTGCCGTAGCATCCCATCGATCGACTGCCAACACGGTGTCAACAGTTGAGACGCCGCAGCTGAATCTGGTTTCGCTAGCGCAGTTCAATACACAAGTCTCTCAAGCTCCAGAACTGCTCGACACTCTTACCGGACCTGTGGATAGCCAGGTAAGCAACCAAGAAGCCGCAGCGTTCGGCAGTAGCAACGGTCAGGCACTGGTGGAGCTCGTCGACTTTGCAATTGCTAATCATCCGGAGATTCGTCGGCTGCGGGCTAATACGCGAGAAGCATGGGCACGGGTTCCGCAATTAAGAGCCTTGCCTGACCCGATGGCCCGAGGGAGTGTCTTCGGCGAGCCGATGATGATGGTCGACGGCCAGACACGTGGCACGCTGATGATCAGCCAAACGCTTCCGTATCTCAAGCGACTCGATGCCCGGGCACAACAAGCATCCTTTGAGGCCATGATCAACCAGCAGATAGTCCGCGCGGCTGAGCAGCGGATTGCCGCTGATGTCCGCGAGGCGTGGTATCGGCTGTACTTGCTCGAAAAGTTGCTGCAGATCAATGAGGCCAATGAGCAGTTGATCCGTTCGCTAGTTTCCGTCGCGACGGCTCAAGTGGAGGTAGGACGCGCTACATCAGGTGACGTCATTCTCGGTACGGTGGAGCTGAGCCGGACTGAGGAGGAACGCCTGCAACTGCGCCAGCAACTGGCGTTACGCAAGGCGATTTTTAATCAATTGCTCAATCGACCAGCCGACTCGCTGGTGACGATCCCAGATGCTTTGGATAATCCAAGCTTTGAACTGTCGCTTGAAACACTGCGGGAGATTGCACTGAATCAGCAAGCCGAAATCGCGCTGGCTCAACTGCGAACCCAAGCAACCGCCTGGGGTGTGCAAATTGCAAAGCTTGAGCGTGTGCCGGATTTAACACTCAACTATGAGCACATGTTTATGCGAATGAATCCGGGAATGAGCAATTCCGATCCCTGGCAAATTGGAGCCGGAATTAATATTCCGCTGTGGCACCAGAAATATGCGGCGATGCGGCAAGAGGCCTCCTGGAAGCACTGTGCGGCTCATTTGGAAATAGAAGAGGTCATACGGGCAAACGAAGTGATGCTGTTGGACTATAATGAACAGGTTCGAGCAGCTGATCGAACTGCCAGGCTCTACCTGATTACGATTCTGCCTCAGATTCGCCAAGGGTTCGAAGCCGACCAACGTGCTTATGAACAGGGAGCGGTGCAGTTCGAACGGGTCATTGCCAATGCACGCAACCTACTGACTGCCGAATCGGCATACTACCGGGCTTTGACGGACAAGGCGATTGCTTTGGCAAGGCTGGAACAAACCGTGGGAGGACCGTTACCGGTTTCTGACCAAATTCAGAGCACTGGTTTGCTTGAACCAATGACCGTGCCGAGCGATTGA
- a CDS encoding efflux RND transporter periplasmic adaptor subunit, with translation MADASKVHSSRIEPVDSDQPGVSSMGASQDPLPPPPRPDWLHLKLLAIRAAVFLCVGILLIVLVGLAQRVGWISAGGIGARGDTADAAGAVYSCPMHPQIRQPNPGRCPICAMPLELATTGSESQLDQYSVTIEPASRRLANIRTATVEQRAVERRLESLGRIAIDESRQATIAAYVSGRIERLFADYTGVEVMQGDHLAVIYSPQLYSAQVEYLESRRAVETLQGAALSGVQRTQQRLADGARQRLVELGMTADQLAELDHTGQGQSRITVYSPIGGTVIQKLLVEGKYVEVGDPIYQIANLSTVWLLLQLFPQDAAMIRFGQRVEVTVPSTPGIPRQGRVAFISRVVDDNTRTVDVRVELLNTDGTLRPGDYASAMVLVPLGQQGLVYDADLAGKWISPMHPQIIRNEPGSCPICGMDLVSTERYGYSAEPVAQPEVLVVPRRAVLMTGSTSLVYVETEPGRFEIRPVKLGPLLRDEAVIQSGVQVGEQVAVSGTFLIDSQMQLAGKPSLIDPQRAIARKPEAVGPMNLPVAVSKRVSGSLGDDIELLYKKYSALVTSFASDQLPTSAQVETLQATARQLAAADSLPQAVRDLASQIDRTVAHIHHRSLEEAREQFKSVSHLTLQIAAAVRGDNATSDMIHFYCSMVPSGGADWLQIEKPTANPYMGSKMLRCATHEKLLSLPPPATGTELK, from the coding sequence ATGGCAGACGCAAGCAAAGTCCACTCGTCTAGAATTGAGCCTGTCGACTCCGATCAACCTGGGGTGAGTTCGATGGGGGCTTCCCAAGATCCTTTACCACCGCCACCTCGACCAGACTGGCTACATCTTAAGCTCTTGGCTATTAGGGCGGCAGTATTCCTGTGTGTAGGAATTCTATTGATCGTGTTGGTCGGTCTTGCTCAAAGAGTTGGCTGGATTAGCGCTGGCGGAATTGGCGCTCGCGGTGACACAGCGGATGCCGCCGGGGCGGTATACAGTTGCCCGATGCATCCGCAGATTCGCCAGCCCAATCCAGGTCGCTGTCCGATCTGCGCGATGCCGTTAGAACTAGCGACTACTGGTTCAGAAAGTCAGCTAGATCAATACTCGGTCACCATCGAACCGGCATCGCGACGACTAGCGAATATTCGTACCGCAACAGTTGAGCAGCGGGCAGTCGAACGCAGACTTGAATCACTCGGTCGGATTGCTATCGACGAAAGTCGTCAAGCCACCATCGCGGCTTATGTCTCCGGTCGCATCGAACGGTTATTCGCCGACTACACTGGGGTCGAAGTCATGCAAGGCGATCATCTGGCGGTGATCTACAGTCCGCAACTCTATTCGGCCCAGGTAGAGTACTTGGAAAGCCGGCGGGCAGTCGAGACCTTACAGGGCGCAGCCCTATCCGGCGTCCAGCGTACACAGCAGCGACTGGCCGATGGTGCCCGGCAACGGCTGGTTGAACTGGGAATGACCGCAGATCAGCTCGCGGAACTCGATCACACCGGTCAAGGGCAATCGCGCATCACCGTCTATTCGCCCATCGGAGGAACGGTGATTCAGAAATTGCTGGTCGAAGGAAAGTATGTTGAAGTGGGTGACCCCATATATCAGATTGCCAACTTAAGTACGGTTTGGCTGCTGCTGCAACTGTTTCCCCAAGATGCAGCCATGATCCGCTTCGGCCAACGAGTGGAAGTAACTGTCCCGTCCACTCCCGGAATCCCGCGACAGGGACGAGTAGCGTTCATCAGTCGCGTTGTGGATGACAATACGCGCACGGTTGATGTGCGAGTCGAATTACTCAACACCGACGGCACTCTGCGCCCAGGAGATTATGCCAGTGCCATGGTCCTTGTCCCGTTGGGCCAGCAGGGCCTAGTCTACGATGCCGATCTGGCAGGCAAATGGATCAGCCCAATGCATCCGCAAATCATTCGCAATGAACCGGGGTCGTGCCCAATTTGCGGAATGGATCTGGTGTCGACCGAGCGATACGGCTACTCCGCTGAGCCGGTAGCGCAGCCTGAAGTACTGGTTGTCCCAAGGCGAGCAGTGTTGATGACCGGCAGCACGAGTCTGGTCTATGTGGAAACCGAGCCGGGGCGTTTCGAGATTCGTCCTGTCAAACTAGGACCGCTTCTGCGCGACGAAGCGGTTATTCAAAGTGGTGTCCAGGTCGGTGAGCAAGTTGCCGTTAGTGGAACGTTTTTGATCGATTCGCAAATGCAATTGGCGGGAAAACCTTCGCTCATCGACCCGCAACGGGCGATCGCCCGAAAGCCTGAGGCAGTAGGACCGATGAACCTTCCTGTCGCCGTTTCGAAACGAGTTTCGGGCTCATTGGGCGACGACATCGAGCTGCTGTATAAGAAGTATTCCGCACTGGTGACCAGCTTTGCATCCGATCAGCTTCCAACTAGTGCTCAAGTCGAAACCTTACAAGCTACAGCCCGCCAACTAGCTGCCGCCGACTCTTTGCCACAGGCGGTGCGAGATCTGGCCTCGCAGATCGATCGTACCGTAGCCCATATTCATCATCGGTCGCTAGAGGAGGCACGCGAGCAGTTCAAAAGCGTCAGCCACCTGACACTACAAATCGCGGCTGCAGTCCGCGGCGACAATGCCACCAGCGACATGATTCACTTTTACTGTAGCATGGTACCCAGCGGTGGGGCCGACTGGCTTCAAATCGAGAAGCCAACCGCCAACCCCTACATGGGAAGCAAGATGTTGCGCTGTGCCACACATGAGAAGTTGCTGAGTCTGCCACCTCCAGCAACTGGAACGGAACTAAAGTAA